The Iamia sp. SCSIO 61187 genomic sequence GGTCCAGGTGTTGTCCGGTCTGATCTCAGCTCGTCGCAGCCGCTTCGCTGGCGAAGCGTTCCAGCACGTCGGCGTACTCGTTGACCATGTCCAAGACGACCTGGCCCGCCTTTTTGGTCGAGTTCATCTGCCCGACGACTTGCCCGACGAAGTAGGTGGCCAGCTCGTGAGCTCCAGACCCGGGCGTGTTCGCGGCACGGTTGATGCGCGCTTGGGCCTCGGAGACGAGCAGCGGCTGCAGCGGCATGCCGAGGGTGCCGGGCCCGTCGGGTCGCTCCCACTCCTCGGTCCACTTCGTCTTCAGCATGCGGGCCGGCTTGCCGGTGATCGACCGAGAACGCACCGTGTCCTTCGATCCGGCGGCCAGGTACTTGTCCTTGATCACCGGCTGGGTCTCGGCCTCCACTGTGGTGAGCCACACCGAGCCGCACCAGACGCCCTCAGCGCCGAGGGCCATGGACGCGGCGACCTGGCGACCGTTGGCGATGCCACCGGCGGCGACCACCGGGGTGGGCGCGACCGCGTCGACCACCTGGGGGATGAGGACCATGGTGGCGATCTCACCGGTGTGTCCGCCCCCCTCGGTCCCCTGGGCGACAACGATGTCCACGCCGATCTCCTGGTGG encodes the following:
- a CDS encoding nitronate monooxygenase — its product is MKTRVADMLGVEYPILAFSHCRDVVAAVTNAGGFGVLGAVAHTPKQLEIDLTWIEEHVAGRPYGVDLLLPQKYAGAEEGGLDRDALRQLLPPEHQAFVDEILARYAVPELDPEQKEAVARLGGMNVSPKGYEPLLDVAFGHDIKLIASALGPPPSALIDRAHAAGVVVAALAGTPEHALRHQEIGVDIVVAQGTEGGGHTGEIATMVLIPQVVDAVAPTPVVAAGGIANGRQVAASMALGAEGVWCGSVWLTTVEAETQPVIKDKYLAAGSKDTVRSRSITGKPARMLKTKWTEEWERPDGPGTLGMPLQPLLVSEAQARINRAANTPGSGAHELATYFVGQVVGQMNSTKKAGQVVLDMVNEYADVLERFASEAAATS